The following proteins come from a genomic window of Pseudomonas sp. MAG733B:
- a CDS encoding LysR family transcriptional regulator, with product MLNRTELLRIFCCAAESGSFREAANALGISPQAVTRAIKELEGMFGEPLFHRNTRQVQISAFGERLAEQARPALSGIEQLFSQHSRARDQEVKGRVRITVTQSIGHRMLVPLLAPLLREHPEIELDLRVNDVMVDAVDEKIDIGIRVGFVRDRSYIARVIAPIGLQVVATPELVQRCGLPASPLDLQRLPLSALVDRNNGRIWPWYFADEQQFVPSQPAFTCDDQEVECEAVLSGLCISQLPDYLITTHLASGHLIALLPHCAPVPLELFIYRPQRGPVPARVRLVYDHLAQYLKGVFDEVDHAR from the coding sequence ATGCTCAATCGCACCGAACTGCTCCGTATATTCTGCTGCGCCGCCGAATCAGGCAGCTTTCGCGAAGCGGCCAATGCCTTGGGCATCTCACCGCAGGCCGTGACCCGCGCGATCAAAGAGCTGGAAGGCATGTTTGGCGAGCCCTTGTTCCATCGCAACACCCGCCAGGTGCAGATCAGTGCGTTCGGGGAGCGCCTGGCGGAGCAGGCGCGCCCGGCGTTGAGCGGCATCGAGCAGCTATTCAGCCAACACAGTCGCGCCCGTGATCAGGAAGTGAAAGGTCGGGTGCGGATCACCGTGACGCAGTCAATCGGCCACCGCATGTTGGTGCCGCTGCTGGCTCCGCTGCTGCGTGAACATCCTGAAATCGAACTGGACCTGCGTGTGAACGATGTGATGGTGGACGCCGTCGATGAAAAAATCGACATAGGCATTCGCGTCGGCTTTGTCCGCGACCGCAGCTACATTGCCCGCGTGATCGCGCCCATCGGTTTGCAGGTCGTGGCGACGCCGGAGCTGGTGCAACGCTGCGGCCTCCCCGCCAGTCCACTCGATCTGCAACGCCTGCCGTTATCCGCGCTGGTCGACCGCAACAACGGCCGCATCTGGCCTTGGTACTTTGCCGATGAGCAACAGTTCGTGCCCAGTCAACCCGCCTTTACCTGCGATGATCAGGAAGTCGAGTGCGAAGCTGTCCTCTCGGGCCTGTGCATCTCCCAACTTCCCGACTACCTGATCACCACACACCTTGCCAGCGGGCATCTGATCGCTCTGCTGCCGCACTGTGCGCCTGTTCCGTTGGAGTTGTTCATCTACCGCCCCCAACGCGGCCCGGTGCCTGCGCGGGTACGGCTGGTGTATGACCACTTGGCCCAATACCTCAAAGGTGTTTTTGATGAGGTCGATCATGCGCGCTGA
- the yghU gene encoding glutathione-dependent disulfide-bond oxidoreductase, whose protein sequence is MSKASYVPPKVWKNNAPSGGQFASINRPTAGPTHDKALPVGKHPLQLYSLATPNGVKVTILLEELLALGHCGAEYDAWLIRINDGDQFSSGFVEINPNSKIPALLDRSAEPAIRVFESGSILLYLAEKFGAFLPTDLAGRTETLNWLFWQMGAAPYLGGGFGHFYAYAPDKLEYPINRFTMETKRQLDVLDRRLSESRYLAGDSYTIADIAVWPWYGQLVQDNVYSAAEFLSAHEYTHVQRWAEDIANRPAVLRGQRVNRTWGDEVSQVPERHQADDLG, encoded by the coding sequence ATGAGCAAAGCGTCCTACGTTCCTCCTAAGGTCTGGAAAAACAACGCCCCGTCCGGCGGCCAGTTCGCCAGCATCAACCGGCCGACTGCCGGCCCCACCCATGACAAGGCATTGCCGGTCGGCAAGCATCCGTTGCAGCTTTACTCCTTGGCCACACCCAATGGCGTGAAGGTAACCATCCTGCTTGAGGAGTTGCTGGCGCTCGGACATTGCGGCGCGGAATACGACGCCTGGTTGATCCGCATCAACGACGGTGATCAGTTCTCCAGTGGGTTTGTCGAAATCAACCCGAACTCGAAGATCCCGGCATTGCTGGACCGCAGCGCTGAACCGGCGATTCGCGTGTTCGAGTCCGGCTCGATACTGCTTTATCTGGCGGAAAAATTCGGCGCCTTCCTGCCCACCGATCTGGCAGGACGCACCGAAACCTTGAATTGGCTCTTCTGGCAGATGGGTGCTGCGCCCTACCTCGGCGGCGGCTTCGGGCACTTCTATGCCTACGCGCCGGATAAGCTCGAATACCCTATCAACCGCTTCACGATGGAGACCAAGCGTCAGCTCGATGTCCTTGATCGTCGCCTTAGCGAAAGCCGCTATCTGGCCGGTGACAGCTACACCATCGCCGATATCGCGGTATGGCCCTGGTACGGTCAGTTGGTGCAAGACAACGTGTACTCCGCTGCCGAGTTTCTTTCTGCGCACGAATACACCCACGTGCAGCGCTGGGCCGAAGACATCGCCAACCGGCCTGCGGTGCTGCGTGGACAGCGCGTCAACCGTACGTGGGGCGATGAGGTAAGCCAGGTGCCCGAGCGGCATCAGGCCGATGATTTGGGTTAA
- a CDS encoding TonB-dependent receptor, protein MPSPNSLPAALLGLALVCPAMTEAQGLELGQVLIGAEDQSDEDQRIDDAKARLAQVPGGTNVVDMRRPLQGRVASNQDVLAYQPGVYAQSAGNEGVKISIRGSGINRAPGAHASGLYAMLDGLPLTGPGGTPYELLEPLWLDHVEVLRGANGFDRGALALGGAIDYVSHTGYDAPKLQVRYATGSHGYQQRQVSSGQVLGDFDYYLSTTDSNADGYQDHTASDSQGVIANFGYRFNPNLETRFYLRYRQTDNDLAGRVTKHSIEHDPRAANPAYVTRDDSREQPGSTFIGNKTTYYIDDDSSIQTGLVYHDYPMDLREGPNRLKVAYTDVSGTFDYKRRDTLWGLQSQSTVGLRVTKHLPNAGASELVRIPAGNTAGYAPGTHMRNFTYQGSDSVLHVGNDLEIADDLWLTTGLAAIYTRRESAVTYPDGGGKTSLGDWDYAPRLGLRYQLTPDLQIFGNLSRSVEAPHPWSLIYSANQRFPVGSGPATGTQRDPIELKNQTATTLEIGGRGDSALGQWSLAWYYAQVHNELLSVLPDANAVTPYELNASPTVHQGVEASLQSNLWSPGDGGQLSLRQSYTFSDFHYRDDDRFGDNRLPGLPMHYYQGELRYDWTQGFFAALNTQLVSKVAVDYANSYYADPYAIFGATLGYNAPKGDWQTWLDMRNLTDKHYAATVTPGYDDKGLDAARSTPGEGMAMYVGVSWSLL, encoded by the coding sequence ATGCCCTCGCCCAACTCCCTGCCCGCCGCGCTGCTGGGTCTGGCCCTTGTCTGTCCGGCCATGACCGAAGCCCAAGGCCTGGAGCTGGGGCAAGTGCTGATCGGCGCAGAGGACCAGAGCGACGAAGACCAGAGAATCGACGACGCCAAGGCGCGGCTGGCCCAGGTGCCCGGCGGCACCAACGTGGTCGACATGCGCCGCCCGCTGCAAGGTCGCGTGGCCAGCAATCAGGACGTGCTGGCTTACCAACCGGGGGTCTATGCCCAGTCGGCGGGCAATGAAGGGGTAAAAATTTCGATCCGCGGATCGGGGATCAACCGGGCACCGGGCGCCCATGCCTCGGGGCTGTACGCCATGCTCGACGGTCTGCCGCTGACCGGCCCCGGCGGCACGCCCTATGAATTGCTGGAGCCGTTGTGGCTCGACCATGTGGAAGTGCTGCGCGGCGCCAACGGTTTCGATCGCGGCGCACTGGCCCTGGGCGGCGCCATCGATTACGTCAGCCACACCGGCTACGACGCACCGAAGTTGCAAGTGCGCTACGCGACGGGCAGCCATGGCTATCAGCAGCGCCAGGTCAGCTCCGGGCAGGTGCTGGGCGATTTCGATTACTACTTGTCGACGACCGATTCAAATGCCGATGGCTATCAGGACCACACGGCCAGCGACAGCCAGGGCGTGATCGCCAACTTCGGTTATCGCTTCAACCCGAACCTGGAAACCCGCTTCTACCTACGCTACCGCCAGACCGACAACGACCTCGCCGGGCGGGTGACCAAACACTCCATCGAACACGATCCACGCGCGGCCAACCCGGCCTACGTGACGCGGGACGACAGCCGTGAACAGCCGGGCAGCACCTTCATCGGCAACAAGACCACTTACTACATCGATGACGATTCAAGCATCCAGACCGGTCTCGTCTACCACGACTACCCGATGGATCTGCGCGAAGGCCCCAACCGCCTGAAAGTGGCGTACACGGATGTTAGCGGCACGTTCGACTACAAGCGGCGCGACACCCTGTGGGGGCTGCAAAGCCAAAGCACGGTTGGCCTGCGGGTGACCAAGCACCTACCCAATGCCGGGGCCAGCGAGCTGGTGCGCATTCCCGCCGGCAACACTGCCGGCTACGCGCCGGGCACGCACATGCGCAACTTCACCTACCAGGGCTCGGATTCCGTTCTGCATGTGGGCAATGATCTGGAAATCGCCGACGACCTGTGGCTGACCACTGGTCTCGCAGCGATCTATACCCGCCGCGAAAGTGCCGTGACGTATCCGGACGGAGGTGGCAAGACCAGCCTGGGCGACTGGGATTACGCACCGCGTCTGGGCCTGCGCTACCAGCTGACACCCGACCTGCAAATCTTCGGCAACCTCAGTCGCTCGGTCGAGGCGCCGCACCCGTGGTCGCTGATCTACAGCGCCAACCAACGCTTCCCGGTCGGCAGCGGCCCCGCCACCGGCACCCAGCGTGATCCGATCGAGCTGAAAAACCAGACGGCGACCACTCTGGAAATCGGCGGCCGTGGCGACAGTGCGCTGGGACAATGGAGCCTGGCCTGGTATTACGCCCAAGTGCACAACGAACTGCTCTCGGTGTTGCCGGATGCCAACGCCGTCACCCCCTACGAACTCAACGCCAGCCCCACCGTGCACCAGGGCGTGGAAGCCAGCCTGCAAAGCAACCTGTGGTCGCCGGGCGATGGCGGCCAGTTGAGCCTGCGCCAGAGCTATACCTTCAGTGACTTCCACTACCGCGACGACGACCGCTTCGGCGACAACCGCCTGCCGGGCCTGCCGATGCACTACTACCAGGGCGAGTTGCGCTACGACTGGACCCAAGGCTTCTTCGCCGCGCTCAATACGCAGCTGGTGTCCAAAGTGGCGGTGGATTACGCCAACAGTTATTACGCCGATCCCTACGCGATATTCGGCGCCACCTTGGGCTACAACGCGCCCAAGGGTGACTGGCAAACGTGGCTGGACATGCGCAACCTGACCGACAAGCACTACGCAGCCACCGTCACCCCGGGTTACGACGACAAAGGGCTGGACGCGGCGCGGTCCACGCCGGGTGAAGGAATGGCGATGTATGTCGGGGTGTCGTGGAGTCTGCTCTGA
- a CDS encoding threonine dehydratase, which translates to MHRLTRDDIEQAARQVYQVMPATAQYRWPLLAERLGCTVWVKHENHTPTGAFKVRGGITFMNWLKREHPEVKGIVTATRGNHGQSLALAASAVGLHALIVVPQGNSLEKNNAMRGFGGEVVEYGRDFDEAREEAARLAQAHGLYLVPPFHTELVKGVATYALELFSAAPDLDTVYVPIGCGSGICAVIAARDALGLKTEVVGVVSTEAAAAKLSFETGAICETPSANTFADGLAVRRPIPEAFAVYAAGAARIVSVNEAQIAEAMRVYYTDTHNLAEGAGAAALAALIQEREAMSGKKVGVILSGGNIDRTVYAKVIA; encoded by the coding sequence ATGCACAGACTGACTCGCGACGATATCGAACAGGCGGCCCGCCAGGTTTACCAGGTAATGCCTGCCACCGCCCAATACCGTTGGCCCTTATTGGCTGAGCGGTTGGGTTGCACGGTGTGGGTCAAGCATGAAAATCACACACCGACCGGCGCTTTCAAGGTGCGCGGCGGCATTACCTTCATGAACTGGCTCAAACGCGAGCATCCCGAGGTGAAGGGCATTGTCACCGCCACCCGCGGCAACCATGGGCAGAGCCTGGCGCTGGCGGCAAGCGCGGTGGGCTTGCATGCGCTGATTGTCGTTCCGCAAGGAAACTCGCTGGAAAAGAACAATGCCATGCGCGGCTTCGGCGGCGAAGTGGTGGAGTACGGCCGTGATTTCGACGAGGCCCGCGAAGAGGCCGCACGCCTGGCGCAAGCGCATGGGCTCTATCTGGTTCCGCCGTTTCATACGGAACTGGTCAAGGGCGTGGCGACCTATGCGCTGGAACTGTTCAGCGCGGCGCCGGACCTCGACACCGTCTACGTGCCGATTGGCTGTGGATCGGGGATTTGCGCGGTGATCGCCGCCCGCGACGCATTGGGCCTGAAAACCGAAGTGGTGGGTGTGGTTTCCACCGAGGCGGCGGCCGCGAAACTGTCGTTCGAGACAGGCGCCATCTGTGAAACCCCCTCCGCGAATACCTTTGCTGACGGTCTTGCCGTACGCAGGCCGATTCCTGAAGCCTTTGCCGTCTATGCGGCCGGTGCGGCGCGGATCGTGTCGGTCAATGAGGCGCAGATTGCCGAGGCCATGCGCGTGTATTACACCGATACCCACAACCTCGCTGAAGGGGCTGGCGCGGCGGCCCTGGCAGCGCTGATTCAGGAGCGCGAAGCAATGTCGGGAAAAAAGGTGGGGGTGATTCTTTCCGGCGGAAACATTGACCGAACCGTGTATGCGAAAGTGATTGCGTGA
- a CDS encoding AraC family transcriptional regulator, with protein sequence MRFMSHRNRLLLPPPSEPVRRVEAGPWAIELLPGAAYETRYVATQSAIGFAFDSQRGLHAIGSDRIQPFDAVPNSLAFVPTGCDVLSESPKGGEYLRVIRTDGIALEGNRPFNNQIDQQATALALRIRSALLRASVDDDWEAWALALAERAQANQALPAPFQGAITGSRMRLLDEFIDAGLDGPLGVPAMAQLLGLSEGYFMRAFKNTTGMSPHSYLIDRRLAKARALMRDSAATLTEIAHICGFNSHAHMATVFKQRLGVSPAQLRSRFS encoded by the coding sequence ATGCGGTTCATGAGCCATCGAAACCGCCTGCTTCTGCCGCCCCCATCCGAACCGGTCCGCCGGGTCGAGGCCGGCCCATGGGCGATTGAATTGTTGCCGGGCGCCGCGTACGAAACCCGGTACGTCGCGACCCAGTCGGCGATTGGCTTTGCCTTCGATAGCCAGCGCGGCCTGCATGCTATCGGCAGCGACCGAATACAACCCTTCGATGCCGTGCCCAACAGCCTGGCATTCGTCCCCACCGGGTGTGACGTATTGTCCGAGTCGCCCAAGGGCGGTGAATACCTGCGGGTGATCCGCACCGACGGTATTGCACTGGAGGGAAATCGCCCCTTCAACAACCAAATCGATCAACAGGCGACCGCCCTCGCCCTACGAATACGCAGCGCGCTGTTACGGGCCTCGGTGGACGACGATTGGGAAGCCTGGGCGCTGGCACTGGCTGAACGGGCGCAGGCTAACCAAGCGCTGCCGGCTCCGTTCCAGGGTGCGATAACCGGCAGCCGGATGCGCCTGCTCGACGAGTTCATCGACGCGGGCCTCGACGGCCCGCTGGGTGTTCCGGCGATGGCGCAGTTGCTGGGATTGTCGGAAGGATATTTCATGCGGGCATTCAAGAACACGACGGGCATGAGCCCGCACAGTTACCTGATCGACCGCCGCCTCGCCAAAGCACGTGCCCTGATGCGCGATTCAGCAGCAACGCTGACGGAGATCGCGCACATCTGCGGCTTTAACTCCCACGCGCACATGGCGACGGTCTTCAAGCAACGCCTTGGCGTCAGTCCGGCACAGTTGCGTTCGCGGTTCAGTTAG
- a CDS encoding TolC family protein, which yields MNALKLFLPSLLVTALAACTVGPDFKTPDTAPANSVYAKASNYDQSRFERVWWQQFDDPTLNQLVSKSLEGNRDLRVAFARWKAARAIRDDISNDNLPVVTSRVSSQQGRSQVPGQTENRVNLERYDLGLDMAWEIDLFGRIQRQLESSDALEDAAAADLYQLRVTMIAELVDAYGQLRGAQLREKIALANLKNQSDSRAVTVSLRDAGVGNELDVVRADARLAAVEASVPQLQAEQVRQKNRIATLLGERPDQLSVSLSPADLPAITKALPIGDPGELLHRRPDVMAAERRLASATADVGVATADLFPRVSLSGFLGFTAGRGSQIGSSAARAWSLGPSITWAAFDLGSVRARIRGANADAEGALATYEQQVLLALEESENAFSDYGKRQQRLLSLIKQSESSRAAADLAGIQYREGSVDYLVLLDAERERLNAEDAQAQGEIDQYRGIVAIYKALGGGWDSGGNKVVDGKLSTLAHASN from the coding sequence ATGAATGCTCTGAAGTTGTTTCTACCCAGCCTCCTGGTGACTGCATTGGCCGCGTGCACGGTCGGACCGGATTTCAAAACCCCCGATACCGCACCGGCAAACAGTGTTTACGCCAAGGCGTCGAACTACGACCAGTCGCGCTTTGAACGGGTGTGGTGGCAGCAGTTCGACGACCCAACGCTCAATCAGCTAGTGAGCAAATCCCTTGAGGGCAACCGCGACCTGCGCGTGGCGTTTGCGCGCTGGAAAGCCGCCCGGGCGATTCGTGATGACATCAGCAACGACAATCTGCCAGTGGTCACCAGTCGCGTCAGCAGCCAGCAAGGTCGTTCGCAGGTTCCTGGTCAAACCGAGAACCGTGTCAATCTCGAACGTTATGACCTCGGGCTGGACATGGCCTGGGAAATCGACCTGTTCGGCCGCATCCAGCGTCAGCTCGAATCGAGCGATGCGCTGGAAGACGCCGCGGCGGCGGATCTCTATCAGTTGCGGGTGACCATGATTGCCGAACTGGTAGATGCCTACGGGCAACTGCGCGGGGCGCAACTGCGGGAAAAAATCGCCTTGGCCAACCTGAAAAACCAAAGCGATTCACGCGCAGTCACGGTCAGCCTGCGTGATGCCGGCGTGGGCAACGAACTCGATGTGGTGCGTGCCGACGCTCGTCTGGCCGCGGTCGAGGCGAGCGTGCCGCAGCTGCAAGCGGAACAGGTCCGACAGAAGAATCGCATCGCGACCTTGCTGGGTGAACGTCCGGATCAGTTGAGCGTGTCCTTGAGCCCGGCGGATTTGCCGGCGATCACCAAAGCGCTGCCGATCGGTGATCCGGGCGAGTTGTTGCATCGTCGTCCCGATGTAATGGCGGCTGAGCGCAGACTGGCATCCGCCACGGCGGATGTCGGCGTGGCCACGGCTGACCTGTTTCCTCGGGTCAGCTTGAGCGGATTCCTTGGCTTCACCGCCGGGCGCGGTTCGCAAATCGGTTCCAGCGCCGCGCGTGCCTGGAGCCTCGGTCCGAGCATCACTTGGGCGGCCTTCGATCTGGGCAGCGTGCGCGCCCGCATCCGTGGGGCGAATGCCGATGCCGAAGGCGCGCTGGCCACCTATGAACAGCAAGTGTTGCTGGCCCTGGAAGAATCCGAGAATGCCTTCAGCGACTACGGCAAACGCCAACAACGTTTGCTGTCGCTGATCAAGCAAAGCGAATCGAGCCGCGCAGCGGCAGATCTGGCGGGCATTCAGTATCGGGAGGGATCGGTCGACTATCTGGTGCTGCTCGATGCCGAGCGTGAGCGTTTGAATGCGGAGGATGCGCAGGCCCAGGGTGAGATCGACCAGTACCGGGGGATTGTTGCGATCTACAAAGCGCTGGGAGGAGGGTGGGACAGTGGCGGCAATAAGGTAGTGGATGGGAAACTTTCGACCCTTGCGCACGCTTCTAACTGA